One window of Hujiaoplasma nucleasis genomic DNA carries:
- a CDS encoding GGDEF domain-containing protein, whose protein sequence is MRNNNSLNGIYNQANDIGLAKKYLLIAINIFFIIVLVPSIFYNLFILADETNNHLFLALFEIILLLLSSYTLFHIIKYKKYIIPAYVDSFIMFMATIAVILTTEGDSYGYAFTIVLGITVYTLLNKKHATILYLFCSLITLFLAIFIFNTDFESLFNISIIIVLPGGILYAFNFSQQVLIEKLEGMSKIDPLTGLFNRKMYYEQLSKEIELSQKNNSSLTILIVDIDFFKKVNDTYGHHIGDEYLKYISNLFLSHIRPSDTLARWGGEEFSVILPNTHKEIAISIGESFIKLLENDIHDKVGKVTISIGMTSYQSEETYNDFFKRADEALYLSKKNGRNRCTYI, encoded by the coding sequence ATGAGAAATAATAATTCTTTGAATGGTATATATAATCAAGCCAATGATATTGGTTTAGCGAAGAAATATTTATTAATTGCTATTAATATATTTTTTATTATTGTACTTGTACCAAGTATTTTCTATAACCTTTTTATTCTTGCTGATGAGACAAACAATCATTTATTTCTTGCTTTATTTGAAATTATATTATTACTTTTAAGTTCTTATACTTTATTTCACATTATAAAATATAAGAAATATATTATTCCAGCTTATGTGGATTCTTTTATAATGTTTATGGCCACTATAGCTGTGATTTTAACAACAGAAGGAGATTCATATGGTTATGCTTTTACCATTGTTCTAGGTATAACTGTTTACACGCTCTTAAACAAAAAACATGCAACAATTTTATATTTGTTTTGTTCCTTAATCACCTTGTTTTTAGCGATATTTATATTTAATACAGATTTTGAAAGTTTGTTTAATATAAGTATTATCATAGTATTACCTGGTGGAATTCTATATGCTTTTAATTTTTCCCAACAAGTCTTGATAGAAAAATTAGAAGGCATGTCAAAAATCGATCCTTTGACAGGGTTATTCAATCGTAAAATGTACTATGAACAATTGTCTAAAGAAATTGAATTAAGTCAAAAAAACAATTCATCTTTAACTATTTTAATAGTGGATATAGATTTTTTTAAAAAAGTAAATGATACTTATGGTCATCATATAGGTGATGAGTATTTAAAATATATATCAAATTTATTTTTGAGCCATATTCGACCTTCAGATACATTAGCGAGGTGGGGTGGAGAAGAGTTTTCAGTTATATTACCTAACACTCATAAAGAAATAGCAATCAGTATTGGTGAAAGCTTTATTAAACTATTAGAAAATGATATCCATGATAAAGTAGGAAAGGTTACGATAAGTATTGGTATGACTTCATATCAATCTGAAGAAACATATAATGATTTTTTTAAAAGAGCTGATGAAGCCTTATATTTATCAAAAAAGAATGGTAGAAATAGATGTACTTATATTTAA
- a CDS encoding nucleotide pyrophosphohydrolase → MKKLIDEIIKFRDERGWRHHDTPQALAKSIIIEAAELLENYQWEDEGPNIENVKEELADVLIYSIAMASDLGFDPEEIIREKLIKNAVKYPKQ, encoded by the coding sequence ATGAAGAAATTAATTGATGAAATAATCAAATTTAGAGATGAAAGAGGATGGAGACACCATGACACACCTCAAGCTCTAGCTAAATCAATTATAATCGAAGCTGCAGAGTTATTAGAAAACTATCAATGGGAAGATGAAGGTCCTAATATAGAAAACGTTAAGGAAGAATTAGCAGATGTCTTAATATATTCTATAGCTATGGCATCTGATTTGGGTTTTGATCCAGAAGAAATAATTAGAGAAAAATTGATTAAGAACGCTGTGAAATACCCTAAACAATAA
- a CDS encoding DUF951 domain-containing protein encodes MEDIKQGSILVLKKGHPCGENKWEIIRFGAVCKLKCLGCEREVLMNRMDLKKRIKKVLSNEEIN; translated from the coding sequence ATGGAAGATATAAAACAAGGTTCAATACTTGTTCTAAAAAAAGGTCATCCTTGTGGAGAAAACAAATGGGAGATAATTCGTTTTGGAGCAGTATGTAAATTAAAATGTTTAGGCTGTGAAAGAGAAGTTTTGATGAACAGAATGGACCTAAAGAAGAGAATTAAGAAGGTGTTAAGTAATGAAGAAATTAATTGA
- a CDS encoding DUF975 family protein, which translates to MNSQDFKLKAKFNLKTYYWNLFVVGIILIAIMTSSAALVGLVLTGPAMVGVNQYRLHIARTNTEDTNLLVSGFKGNVINHIITFVLMSIFIFLWTLLLIIPGIIKTFSYSMTFFILADNPDLEPQEAIKRSREMMHGHKWRLFKLYLSFIGWYLLVLLTFGVGMIFLDPYINLSVTHFYEDLKTRT; encoded by the coding sequence ATGAATAGTCAAGATTTTAAGTTAAAAGCAAAATTCAATTTAAAAACCTATTATTGGAACTTATTCGTTGTTGGAATTATTTTAATTGCTATTATGACAAGTTCTGCTGCATTAGTAGGTCTAGTTCTTACAGGTCCAGCTATGGTCGGTGTCAATCAATATCGACTACACATCGCAAGAACCAACACAGAAGACACCAACTTATTGGTGTCGGGCTTTAAAGGCAATGTTATCAATCACATTATAACTTTCGTTTTAATGTCCATCTTTATCTTTTTATGGACTTTATTGCTAATCATCCCTGGTATCATTAAAACTTTTTCTTACTCAATGACCTTCTTTATATTAGCAGATAATCCTGATTTAGAACCACAAGAAGCCATTAAAAGAAGTAGAGAAATGATGCACGGACATAAATGGAGATTATTTAAGTTATACTTAAGTTTTATTGGTTGGTATTTACTTGTTTTATTAACCTTTGGTGTTGGCATGATATTCTTAGATCCATACATTAACTTATCAGTTACTCACTTTTATGAAGATTTAAAAACAAGAACATAA